Proteins from a genomic interval of Streptomyces sp. NBC_00820:
- a CDS encoding acyl-CoA dehydrogenase family protein — translation MRRTVFNEDHEAFRETLRAFIEAEVVPVYDEWFAAGQAPRDFYYKLAELGVFGIRVDEEFGGAGIESYKFEAVMYEETARAGVQFGGSGVHVLLGLPYIKMLATDEQKKRFLPKFVSGEEMWALAMTEPGTGSDLAGMKTTAKLSEDGTHYVLNGAKTFITGGVHADRVIVCARTSAPTAEDRRFGISLFAVDTKSEGYSVGRKLDKLGLKTSDTAELAFVDVKVPVEDLLGEENKGFYYLGHNLASERWGIAFGAYAQAKAAVRFAKEYVQERTVFGKTVASFQNTKFELAACQAEVDAAEAVADRALEALDAGELTPAEAASAKLFCTEVAHRVIDRCLQLHGGYGFMNEYPIARLYADNRVNRIYGGTSEIMKTIIAKDMGL, via the coding sequence GTGCGCCGTACGGTGTTCAACGAGGACCACGAGGCGTTCCGGGAGACCCTCCGGGCCTTCATCGAGGCCGAGGTCGTCCCCGTCTACGACGAGTGGTTCGCCGCGGGCCAGGCGCCGCGCGACTTCTACTACAAGCTCGCCGAGCTGGGCGTCTTCGGCATCCGTGTCGACGAGGAGTTCGGCGGCGCCGGCATCGAGTCGTACAAGTTCGAAGCCGTGATGTACGAGGAGACGGCCCGCGCGGGCGTCCAGTTCGGCGGCTCCGGCGTGCACGTGCTGCTCGGCCTGCCGTACATCAAGATGCTCGCCACCGACGAGCAGAAGAAGCGCTTCCTGCCGAAGTTCGTCTCCGGTGAGGAGATGTGGGCCCTCGCGATGACCGAGCCGGGCACCGGCTCCGACCTCGCGGGCATGAAGACCACCGCCAAGCTCTCCGAGGACGGCACGCACTACGTCCTCAACGGCGCCAAGACCTTCATCACCGGCGGCGTCCACGCCGACCGCGTGATCGTCTGCGCCCGCACCTCCGCGCCCACCGCCGAGGACCGCCGCTTCGGCATCTCCCTCTTCGCCGTGGACACCAAGTCCGAGGGCTACTCCGTCGGCCGCAAGCTCGACAAGCTCGGCCTGAAGACCTCCGACACCGCCGAGCTGGCGTTCGTCGATGTCAAGGTGCCCGTCGAGGACCTCCTCGGCGAGGAGAACAAGGGCTTCTACTACCTCGGCCACAACCTCGCCTCCGAGCGCTGGGGCATCGCCTTCGGCGCCTACGCGCAGGCCAAGGCGGCCGTCCGGTTCGCCAAGGAGTACGTGCAGGAGCGCACCGTCTTCGGCAAGACCGTCGCCTCCTTCCAGAACACCAAGTTCGAGCTGGCCGCCTGCCAGGCCGAGGTGGACGCGGCCGAGGCCGTCGCCGACCGCGCCCTGGAGGCCCTGGACGCCGGTGAGCTGACCCCCGCCGAGGCCGCCAGCGCCAAGCTGTTCTGCACCGAGGTCGCACACCGCGTCATCGACCGCTGCCTCCAGCTGCACGGCGGCTACGGCTTCATGAACGAGTACCCGATCGCCCGCCTGTACGCGGACAACCGCGTCAACCGCATCTACGGCGGTACCAGCGAGATCATGAAGACGATCATCGCCAAGGACATGGGTCTGTAA
- a CDS encoding Uma2 family endonuclease, producing the protein MEYAKMRAIAEELGAYAERLEGSWTVEIGPSGPILAMTCHPMRHAGAIHRIRNQLDEQLLTTHPGYVCASGPEIEAPALGRMRHPDAVVIPEGVLDEEGVAVDATQVLAVVEIVSPSNPNNDYIEKLADYPAMGIEHYLIVDPRTGTVEVHSDPCKGRYARKDAYIYGDTVPFGPWTVDTSEFRRYGTAGDRK; encoded by the coding sequence GTGGAGTACGCCAAGATGCGCGCGATCGCCGAGGAGCTCGGGGCTTACGCCGAGCGGCTCGAAGGTTCCTGGACCGTCGAGATCGGGCCGTCGGGGCCGATCCTGGCCATGACGTGTCACCCGATGCGGCACGCGGGCGCGATCCACCGCATTCGCAACCAGCTGGACGAGCAGCTGCTCACCACGCACCCCGGTTACGTCTGCGCGAGCGGCCCCGAGATCGAAGCCCCGGCACTCGGCCGCATGCGCCACCCTGACGCGGTCGTCATCCCCGAGGGAGTGCTCGATGAGGAGGGCGTCGCCGTCGATGCGACGCAGGTACTCGCGGTGGTCGAGATCGTCTCGCCGTCCAACCCGAACAACGACTACATCGAGAAGCTGGCCGACTACCCGGCCATGGGCATCGAGCACTACCTGATCGTCGACCCCCGCACCGGCACCGTCGAGGTCCACTCCGACCCGTGCAAGGGCCGCTACGCCCGCAAGGACGCGTACATCTACGGGGACACGGTGCCGTTCGGCCCCTGGACCGTGGACACCTCGGAGTTCCGCCGTTACGGCACGGCCGGGGACCGGAAGTGA
- a CDS encoding SACE_7040 family transcriptional regulator produces the protein MVTRTDAPTRREQILKEAARLFAERGFHGVGVDEIGAAVGISGPGLYRHFPGKDAMLAELLVGISGQLLTGAKRRLAEADGDSGAPAVLDSLIEGHIDFALDDRPLITLHDRELDRLRDTDRKLVRQLQRQYVELWVEVVREVYPALTEPAARSAVHSVFGLLNSTPHLGRAGTLPGRGTTAALLHRMARGAFAAVGETEG, from the coding sequence ATGGTCACCAGAACCGACGCCCCCACCCGGCGCGAGCAGATCCTCAAGGAGGCCGCCCGCCTCTTCGCCGAGCGGGGCTTCCACGGCGTGGGGGTCGACGAGATAGGGGCGGCCGTCGGCATCAGCGGCCCCGGCCTCTACCGCCACTTCCCCGGCAAGGACGCGATGCTCGCCGAACTGCTGGTCGGCATCAGCGGCCAGCTCCTCACCGGCGCGAAGCGCCGCCTGGCGGAGGCCGACGGCGACAGCGGCGCCCCGGCGGTCCTGGACTCGCTCATCGAGGGCCACATCGACTTCGCCCTGGACGACCGCCCCCTGATCACCCTCCACGACCGCGAGCTGGACCGGCTGCGCGACACCGACCGCAAGCTGGTGCGCCAGCTCCAGCGGCAGTACGTGGAGCTGTGGGTGGAGGTGGTCCGCGAGGTCTACCCGGCGCTCACCGAACCGGCCGCCCGCTCGGCGGTCCACTCGGTCTTCGGCCTGCTGAACTCCACCCCCCACCTGGGCCGCGCGGGCACGCTTCCCGGTCGCGGCACCACGGCGGCGTTGCTGCACCGGATGGCACGGGGGGCGTTCGCGGCGGTGGGGGAGACCGAGGGCTGA
- a CDS encoding carboxyl transferase domain-containing protein: MHEAPELTSAADPASEAWQANEQAHLALTEELRGKLAAAALGGGERARARHTARGKLLPRDRVDTLLDPGSPFLELAPLAADGMYDGQAPAAGVIAGIGRVSGRECVIVANDATVKGGTYYPMTVKKHLRAQEVALDNRLPCVYLVDSGGAFLPMQDEVFPDREHFGRIFYNQARMSGAGIPQIAAVLGSCTAGGAYVPAMSDEAVIVRNQGTIFLGGPPLVKAATGEVVTAEELGGGEVHSRVSGVTDHLAEDDAHALRIVRNIVATLPARQPLPWEVTPVVEPKVDPYGLYGAVPVDSRTPYDVREVIARVVDGSRFAEFKSEYGQTLITGFARIHGHPVGIVANNGILFGESAQKGAHFIELCDQRGIPLVFLQNISGFMVGKDYEAGGIAKHGAKMVTAVACTRVPKLTVVVGGSYGAGNYSMCGRAYSPRFLWMWPNAKISVMGGEQAASVLATVKRDQLEGRGESWSAEDEDAFKAPVRAQYERQGNAYYATARLWDDGVIDPLETRQVLGLALTACANAPLGEPQFGVFRM, encoded by the coding sequence ATGCACGAGGCACCGGAGCTGACGAGCGCGGCTGATCCCGCGTCGGAGGCCTGGCAGGCCAATGAACAGGCCCACCTCGCTCTCACCGAGGAGCTGCGCGGCAAGCTGGCCGCGGCGGCGCTCGGCGGCGGCGAGCGGGCGCGGGCCCGGCACACCGCCCGCGGCAAGCTGCTGCCGCGGGACAGGGTGGACACACTGCTCGACCCCGGCTCGCCGTTCCTGGAGCTGGCCCCCCTCGCGGCCGACGGGATGTACGACGGGCAGGCCCCGGCCGCCGGCGTGATCGCCGGTATCGGGCGGGTCAGCGGGCGCGAGTGCGTGATCGTCGCCAACGACGCCACCGTCAAGGGCGGCACGTACTACCCGATGACGGTGAAGAAGCACCTGCGCGCGCAGGAGGTGGCCCTCGACAACCGGCTGCCGTGCGTCTACCTCGTGGACTCCGGCGGAGCCTTCCTGCCCATGCAGGACGAGGTGTTCCCCGACCGCGAGCACTTCGGGCGGATCTTCTACAACCAGGCCCGGATGTCCGGCGCCGGGATTCCGCAGATCGCGGCCGTGCTCGGCTCGTGCACGGCGGGCGGGGCGTACGTGCCCGCCATGAGCGACGAGGCCGTGATCGTCCGCAACCAGGGGACGATCTTCCTCGGCGGTCCGCCGCTGGTGAAGGCGGCCACCGGTGAGGTCGTCACGGCGGAGGAGCTGGGCGGCGGCGAGGTGCACTCCCGCGTCTCGGGCGTCACCGACCACCTCGCCGAGGACGACGCGCACGCCCTGCGGATCGTCCGGAACATCGTCGCCACGCTCCCGGCCCGGCAGCCGCTGCCCTGGGAGGTCACGCCGGTCGTGGAGCCGAAGGTGGACCCGTACGGGCTGTACGGCGCCGTCCCGGTCGACTCCCGCACCCCCTACGACGTCCGCGAGGTCATCGCGCGCGTGGTGGACGGCTCCCGGTTCGCCGAGTTCAAGAGCGAGTACGGGCAGACGCTGATCACCGGCTTCGCCCGGATCCACGGCCACCCGGTCGGGATCGTCGCCAACAACGGCATCCTGTTCGGCGAGTCCGCCCAGAAGGGCGCCCACTTCATCGAGCTGTGCGACCAGCGCGGCATCCCGCTGGTGTTCCTGCAGAACATCTCCGGCTTCATGGTCGGCAAGGACTACGAGGCCGGTGGCATCGCCAAGCACGGCGCCAAGATGGTCACGGCCGTCGCCTGCACGCGCGTGCCCAAGCTGACGGTGGTGGTCGGCGGTTCGTACGGCGCCGGCAACTACTCCATGTGCGGCCGGGCCTACTCCCCCCGCTTCCTGTGGATGTGGCCCAACGCCAAGATCTCCGTCATGGGCGGCGAGCAGGCCGCCTCGGTGCTCGCCACCGTCAAGCGCGACCAGCTGGAGGGCCGGGGGGAGTCCTGGTCGGCCGAGGACGAGGACGCCTTCAAGGCGCCCGTCCGCGCGCAGTACGAGCGCCAGGGCAACGCCTACTACGCCACCGCCCGTCTGTGGGACGACGGCGTGATCGACCCGCTCGAAACCCGTCAGGTGCTCGGACTCGCCCTGACGGCCTGCGCCAACGCGCCACTGGGAGAGCCCCAGTTCGGCGTCTTCCGGATGTGA